TGCTGTCAAGGAATTTCCTCAGATCAAGGCAGTCATCTTTTATGGCTGGTCACCAAGCGAAGCATCGCACGTCCCGGTTCTTGCCCACCTGGCTGGGAACACTCGTCCCAGCAGTCATGTTCCGGGGGTGACCATCTACACCTACCCGTCTGCCAAAGACCACCACTTTGCTCTGCCAACTCATGCATCATTTTTGGCGAGCGCCGTCTCCGTCTCCCACACTCGCTGCTTGTCATTTCTCAAGCCCAAAACGAAGGGCCCATACTTTGACCTGGAAGCTATATGGGACGAACACACGCGGTTCGAGTTTGAAGACCGCAGTGTGGAGGAAACAATGAAGACTATGGTGGATGAGCCCTATGTGAACCATGTGCCCACCTTGACGGGTGGCATCGGGCGAGCAGCCCTGACGAGGTTTTACCGGGACCACTTCATCTTCAGCAACCCCGACGACGCCAAACTCGAGCTGGTGAGCCGCACCGTGGGCATTGACCGGGTGGTGGACGAGTTTCTGTTTCAGTGCACTCACACCAGAACCATTGACTGGCTGTAAGTTGAATAGTGGCCGAAGCAAGACAAGCATAAGGTGAAAAGAGGCTGACGATGAGACCGAAAGGATCCCTGGAATTCCCCCTACCGGGAGGAAGCTGAGTGTGCCCATGACCAGCATTGTCAACATTCGCGGCGATAAGCTCTACCACGAACACATTGGTTGGGACCAGGGAACGGTTCTTCGACAGCTCGGGCTGCTCCCAGAATATCTGCCATTCCCAGGGACCCAGTTGGAGTACCGTGTGCCGGTGGCAGGGATAGAGACGTCGAGCAAGATGGTAGACGAGAACTCGTGTGCTTCGAATGAGATGTTGGACTAtcaggtgagggaggtgagggaggtgggggagtaATTGTCGGTAACAAACACGTCATTGTTGTCTGCACGTacgagaagaaagaaaaatgaaCAAAACGAACAGCCCAAAATGCATTGTTGAAACGCGCACAGTGCTAGGCAGTGCGCGTAGGAGCGCCATGTAGGGCAAATGGCTGGAGTCTAAACTGTGCCGTTCCACAGTTTTGTATGGCAGAGGTCACGGGTCTGGTCACGGGCTCAGGCCAAAGTGGGCCTAGCTCGGCATTCTAAGTTTCCACGACCACTCGAAACTTTGCAAAATCGGGAAAGCTTTCGACTCGACTTGATTCGATCTCCGCTGTCACCAACTTCTGACGACCGCACACATTACACCCTCTCTCGCTCCCCACCTGCAGCATTGCCACTGATAGCTCCAGCAACTACGATTATTTTATTCTGTAGCCTCCTTGTCGACTCTCGACTCTCGACTCTCGATCACCAACCCTGTCAATCCctcaaacaaccaccaccccttggCCATCCAGTTCTCCGACGACATCAGACATCATGCCTACAGGCCTGTCTTCCAGCTTCGcctctgccgccgccggccaaACCCGAGATTCCAGAGGAAACGGACGAGTCGACGCGGGACGTACTGGCGGGAGCGGTGAATGGTAAGATGATCAGAATACATACATGCTACGTGACATCACCCTCGTGCCTCGAGGCTAATATGGGGTGCCAGGCCGCGCTCGAATGGGACTAGGACTTTCCGCCgaccctccaccactcccttCAACCAAAACCCCTCGTCCAACCCCGCCGATCTCATGCAGTCTTCCGTTTCCGACACGCCTTCTTCGTATCCAAACAGCCAGCCAGgctttggggagggggccgcGAAATACACCagggaggagctgctcgACATCTTCAATAGTATTGAACCCGCCAAGATGGATGTCTCCAGTATTTTGGAGCCGAATTGGAACCCGGGCCATTTGAACGGTAGCCATCCCTCTGCTCGTCCATGGGGCAAAAGTGGCGACTCGGGCCATGCCCCACAGGATCCCAGCGTGTGTTGGGACGCAGATGGCAGTGTCAAGCCCATCGGTTTAGAGGACatgaccgaggaggagcgccTCATGTTTTCGACTGATGTGAACTCGACCATGAAGCCACCTCAGCCGAAACAGCCCCAAGAGGGGAGCACCCCTCAAGGCGGGGGCATCAACGGTCGCAAGACGTCTGTGAGCGCCTCGAATTACCCTCTCGCCTCCCCGTCGACCTCCCGCCCTGTGACCAGGCGTAGGGAGACGGCTGACACGAACCCGTTTCCATCTGCGTCTGTGGCCTCGCCGACAGCCTCTCGCTTCTCCCGGGATGAGTGGTTTC
The window above is part of the Podospora bellae-mahoneyi strain CBS 112042 chromosome 3, whole genome shotgun sequence genome. Proteins encoded here:
- a CDS encoding hypothetical protein (EggNog:ENOG503NXHY; COG:Q); amino-acid sequence: MSAIMVSYDHTSYPCVRIHTPLSRRGTGPGLIIVSGDDYEVHDDRVSQTLDPHPTKKWAEEGYAVAEVGVGLVQREQHDRVDRVLELKNQLTEAVDKLRATPECQGEEIGLIAFHHEHISRHLLDAVKEFPQIKAVIFYGWSPSEASHVPVLAHLAGNTRPSSHVPGVTIYTYPSAKDHHFALPTHASFLASAVSVSHTRCLSFLKPKTKGPYFDLEAIWDEHTRFEFEDRSVEETMKTMVDEPYVNHVPTLTGGIGRAALTRFYRDHFIFSNPDDAKLELVSRTVGIDRVVDEFLFQCTHTRTIDWLIPGIPPTGRKLSVPMTSIVNIRGDKLYHEHIGWDQGTVLRQLGLLPEYLPFPGTQLEYRVPVAGIETSSKMVDENSCASNEMLDYQVREVREVGE